In a single window of the Penaeus chinensis breed Huanghai No. 1 chromosome 4, ASM1920278v2, whole genome shotgun sequence genome:
- the LOC125025141 gene encoding DNA-dependent metalloprotease dvc-1-like isoform X2 produces the protein MTDPKVLSLFNEFNKKYFWGKLDKVRVTWSPRMTLCAGKTAYKVRGRSFSSCTIRLSQPLLTQRPHSDTVNTLLHEMIHAYLHVTQGLNYRDSHGPEFRKHMKRINSLHGSKITIYHNFHREVNKFRIHVYRCDGPCVSRRPFYGVLRRAIERPPGPTDRWWQRHAQECGGTFHKIEGPGAKPMPNSQKLGNKPNKEKVPQYQSEGSFGSKKVASFNQGRMINSKGNMDKHKLNPGSSSAKTKAFDEESVLQRIREKYSNTRQTKLLSMDETPDMILGANCKLVEGRMNYNYQAKSPTKIKVDKYIRKFRQAKNLFSTDDSEPGSSARKSVAHSPDNTQRSHNIPSLSVCPICSERIPDAMYEQHLNQCFGEDINFDSEFNDEKSMGSKAEASIDQNQDVWEALSDTKTCHNCGSVVLAAEMKLHLQYCIDSDDEDDESFDDRNKKFHESKDFEDKPGPGIVSCPSCMERVREEQIQEHLDQCLTFLAEEF, from the exons ATGACTGACCCCAAGGTTTTATCGCTGTTTAACGAGTTCAACAAGAAATACTTTTGGGGAAAACTGGACAAAGTGAGGGTCACATGGAGCCCAAGGATGACCCT ATGTGCTGGCAAAACAGCTTATAAAGTGCGAGGCCGCTCCTTTTCCTCATGTACAATTCGTCTCAGTCAGCCTCTACTTACTCAAAGGCCACACTCTGATACAGTGAACACACTCTTA CATGAAATGATCCATGCTTATCTTCATGTCACACAAGGCCTTAACTACAGAGACAGTCATGGACCAGAGTTCAGAAAACATATGAAAAGGATCAATTCTCTTCATGGCTCAAAAATAACT ATATACCATAACTTTCACCGTGAAGTCAACAAGTTCCGCATCCATGTCTATCGCTGTGATGGCCCTTGTGTTTCAAGACGTCCTTTTTATGGAGTCTTGAGGAGAGCCATTGAACGTCCTCCAGGACCCACAGATAGGTGGTGGCAACGTCATGCTCAAGAGTGTGGTGGAACATTCCACAAGATTGAAGGTCCAGGTGCCAAACCCATGCCAAACTCTCAGAAATTGGGTAACAAgccaaataaagagaaagtgccTCAGTATCAGTCAGAAGGGTCATTTGGTAGCAAAAAAGTGGCTAGTTTCAATCAAGGTAGAATGATAAATAGTAAAGGAAATATGGATAAGCACAAATTAAATCCAGGTTCTTCTAGTGCTAAAACAAAGGCTTTTGATGAAGAATCTGTGTTGCAAAGGATTAGAGAAAAATATTCAAATACAAGACAAACTAAACTCTTGTCCATGGATGAAACACCAGATATGATTTTAGGTGCAAATTGTAAACTTGTAGAAGGTCGTATGAATTATAATTATCAGGCAAAATcaccaacaaaaataaaagttgatAAATACATAAGGAAGTTCCGACAAGCAAAGAACTTGTTTAGTACTGATGACTCAGAGCCAGGCAGTAGTGCAAGAAAATCAGTGGCACACAGCCCTGATAATACACAGAGATCACATAATATCCCAAGCTTATCCGTATGTCCTATATGTAGTGAAAGAATACCTGATGCTATGTATGAACAGCATTTAAATCAGTGCTTTGGTGAAGACATAAATTTTGACTCTGAGTTTAATGATGAGAAAAGTATGGGAAGTAAAGCTGAAGCATCTATAGATCAAAATCAAGATGTTTGGGAAGCTCTTTCTGACACTAAGACTTGTCACAATTGTGGGTCAGTCGTCTTAGCCGCTGAGATGAAATTGCACCTCCAGTACTGCATTGActcagatgatgaagatgatgagagcTTTGATGACAGAAACAAGAAATTCCATGAAAGTAAAGACTTTGAAGACAAACCTGGTCCTGGGATTGTGTCCTGCCCTTCTTGCATGGAGAGAGTTCGGGAAGAGCAGATTCAGGAGCACCTAGATCAGTGTTTGACCTTCTTGGCGGAAGAATTTTAA
- the LOC125025126 gene encoding uncharacterized protein LOC125025126, with the protein MLQDEFKAMERKDMNAFGKVADFSLRSLFDKTMTDKMPQQLVSEVEKKTVHSSSSDKTRGDDLPFNLKSRSVVFSLKALIESDRTKYREEKKIEQTPAQTREKSKHQKEKYLLNVLKLYPAQEIAKTVSDCQVTLESDKGQLPTNSSTCAANPSIITTPSKEMKSHRYSILKRLRTSKPYEKGRVNTASESVLQHHKKTYSPFSKYKLLSSNKCDQEELREIEQCLHPTAGRAQTDRESLRSRQFCSLGPTMQRYLKLNYDQHKLVTEKYSPGFIDTHCHLDFLFSKCNHIGTYAKYQSTREGQDAFPVSYEGCIANFCQPWTFKRISWWENFLAESNVWAAFGCHPHYSSSFGDEEEGYLRHALQHKKAVALGEIGLDYSCKNNHSRELQQIVFRRQLKIALEFNKPLVIHCRDADEDCINILMEIVPRDYVIHRHCFTGNWREAERWLSTFCNLYLGVTALVTYPYTERGCNVQDVVSQMPLNRLLLETDAPYFRPHCYQGPGRWSHPGMAIHVAAQVASLREKSVQEILAFTRQNTHKVYGV; encoded by the exons ATGTTACAGGATGAGTTTAAAGCTATGGAAAGGAAAGATATGAATGCCTTTGGAAAAGTTGCTGATTTTTCTCTGAGATCACTCTTTGATAAAACTATGACTGACAAAATGCCTCAACAACTGGTTTCAGAAGTTGAGAAAAAGACTGTTCATTCCTCAAGTTCTGATAAAACAAGAGGAGATGATTTGCCTTTTAATCTAAAGAGTAGATCTGTGGTCTTTAGCTTGAAGGCCTTGATTGAAAGCGATAGAACAAAGTAccgtgaagaaaagaaaatagagcagACACCAGCTCAGACACGTGAAAAAAGTAAACATCAGAAGGAGAAATATCTTCTGAATGTCCTGAAGCTTTACCCAGCTCAAGAAATTGCAAAAACGGTATCAGACTGCCAGGTAACATTAGAGTCTGACAAGGGGCAGCTCCCAACAAATTCATCAACTTGTGCTGCCAATCCAAGTATAATAACTACCCCAAGTAAAGAGATGAAGAGTCATAGGTACAGTATCCTAAAACGACTAAGGACAAGTAAACCATATGAGAAAGGTAGAGTGAACACCGCATCAGAATCAGTGCTGCAGCATCATAAGAAAACTTACTCTCCATTCAGCAAATACAAACTCCTCTCCAGTAATAAATGTGATCAAGAAGAGTTAAGAGAAATAGAGCAGTGCCTTCATCCCACGGCAGGAAGAGCACAAACTGATAGAGAATCACTGCGTTCAAGGCAGTTCTGTTCTCTAGGCCCCACAATGCAAAGATATTTGAAG CTGAACTACGACCAGCACAAGTTGGTGACGGAGAAGTACAGTCCTGGCTTCATAGACACTCACTGCCATCTTGACTTCCTCTTTAGTAAATGCAATCACATTGGAACATATGCAAAATATCAGTCAACGCGTGAGGGGCAAGATGCATTTCCCGTTTCCTATGAAGGATGCATAGCCAACTTTTGTCAGCCTTGGACTTTTAAAAGG aTAAGTTGGTGGGAGAATTTTCTGGCTGAGTCTAATGTGTGGGCTGCATTTGGCTGTCATCCTCATTATTCAAGTAGTtttggagatgaagaggaaggttaCTTAAGGCATGCACTACAGCATAAAAAGGCAGTGGCTCTGGGGGAAATTGGCCTGGATTATTCTTGCAA GAATAACCACAGCCGAGAACTGCAGCAGATAGTGTTTCGACGCCAGCTGAAAATCGCTTTAGAGTTCAACAAACCTCTTGTGATTCATTGTCGAGATGCAGATGAGGATTGCATAAATATTCTGATGGAG ATTGTTCCTCGAGACTATGTGATACATCGCCACTGCTTCACAGGGAACTGGAGAGAAGCCGAGAGGTGGTTGAGCACATTTTGCAATTTATACTTGGGGGTAACAGCTTTGGTTACTTACCCTTACACTGAGAGAGGATGCAATGTTCAGGATGTTGTGTCTCAGATGCCCTTAAACAGGCTTTTACTTGAAACAGATGCACCATATTTTAGGCCACACTGT
- the LOC125025141 gene encoding DNA-dependent metalloprotease dvc-1-like isoform X1: MPQDGPFSQKNSVDHPWSLCDDYIIKVQNTFKMTDPKVLSLFNEFNKKYFWGKLDKVRVTWSPRMTLCAGKTAYKVRGRSFSSCTIRLSQPLLTQRPHSDTVNTLLHEMIHAYLHVTQGLNYRDSHGPEFRKHMKRINSLHGSKITIYHNFHREVNKFRIHVYRCDGPCVSRRPFYGVLRRAIERPPGPTDRWWQRHAQECGGTFHKIEGPGAKPMPNSQKLGNKPNKEKVPQYQSEGSFGSKKVASFNQGRMINSKGNMDKHKLNPGSSSAKTKAFDEESVLQRIREKYSNTRQTKLLSMDETPDMILGANCKLVEGRMNYNYQAKSPTKIKVDKYIRKFRQAKNLFSTDDSEPGSSARKSVAHSPDNTQRSHNIPSLSVCPICSERIPDAMYEQHLNQCFGEDINFDSEFNDEKSMGSKAEASIDQNQDVWEALSDTKTCHNCGSVVLAAEMKLHLQYCIDSDDEDDESFDDRNKKFHESKDFEDKPGPGIVSCPSCMERVREEQIQEHLDQCLTFLAEEF; this comes from the exons ATGCCACAAGATGGTCCTTTTTCCCAGAAAAACTCAGTAGATCACCCCTGGTCTTTATGTGATG attatatAATAAAAGTACAGAACACATTCAAGATGACTGACCCCAAGGTTTTATCGCTGTTTAACGAGTTCAACAAGAAATACTTTTGGGGAAAACTGGACAAAGTGAGGGTCACATGGAGCCCAAGGATGACCCT ATGTGCTGGCAAAACAGCTTATAAAGTGCGAGGCCGCTCCTTTTCCTCATGTACAATTCGTCTCAGTCAGCCTCTACTTACTCAAAGGCCACACTCTGATACAGTGAACACACTCTTA CATGAAATGATCCATGCTTATCTTCATGTCACACAAGGCCTTAACTACAGAGACAGTCATGGACCAGAGTTCAGAAAACATATGAAAAGGATCAATTCTCTTCATGGCTCAAAAATAACT ATATACCATAACTTTCACCGTGAAGTCAACAAGTTCCGCATCCATGTCTATCGCTGTGATGGCCCTTGTGTTTCAAGACGTCCTTTTTATGGAGTCTTGAGGAGAGCCATTGAACGTCCTCCAGGACCCACAGATAGGTGGTGGCAACGTCATGCTCAAGAGTGTGGTGGAACATTCCACAAGATTGAAGGTCCAGGTGCCAAACCCATGCCAAACTCTCAGAAATTGGGTAACAAgccaaataaagagaaagtgccTCAGTATCAGTCAGAAGGGTCATTTGGTAGCAAAAAAGTGGCTAGTTTCAATCAAGGTAGAATGATAAATAGTAAAGGAAATATGGATAAGCACAAATTAAATCCAGGTTCTTCTAGTGCTAAAACAAAGGCTTTTGATGAAGAATCTGTGTTGCAAAGGATTAGAGAAAAATATTCAAATACAAGACAAACTAAACTCTTGTCCATGGATGAAACACCAGATATGATTTTAGGTGCAAATTGTAAACTTGTAGAAGGTCGTATGAATTATAATTATCAGGCAAAATcaccaacaaaaataaaagttgatAAATACATAAGGAAGTTCCGACAAGCAAAGAACTTGTTTAGTACTGATGACTCAGAGCCAGGCAGTAGTGCAAGAAAATCAGTGGCACACAGCCCTGATAATACACAGAGATCACATAATATCCCAAGCTTATCCGTATGTCCTATATGTAGTGAAAGAATACCTGATGCTATGTATGAACAGCATTTAAATCAGTGCTTTGGTGAAGACATAAATTTTGACTCTGAGTTTAATGATGAGAAAAGTATGGGAAGTAAAGCTGAAGCATCTATAGATCAAAATCAAGATGTTTGGGAAGCTCTTTCTGACACTAAGACTTGTCACAATTGTGGGTCAGTCGTCTTAGCCGCTGAGATGAAATTGCACCTCCAGTACTGCATTGActcagatgatgaagatgatgagagcTTTGATGACAGAAACAAGAAATTCCATGAAAGTAAAGACTTTGAAGACAAACCTGGTCCTGGGATTGTGTCCTGCCCTTCTTGCATGGAGAGAGTTCGGGAAGAGCAGATTCAGGAGCACCTAGATCAGTGTTTGACCTTCTTGGCGGAAGAATTTTAA
- the LOC125025013 gene encoding fibroblast growth factor receptor substrate 3-like has protein sequence MGCVAGKPDINDLHANIFQVVNVDDLGHRFSAAKLEVTETHLVLHQRARAPVRWPLRCLRRYGFDAELFSFEAGRRCPTGPGIYAFKCRRAEALFNLLQLRIQNITEDAASRDALPPPPPPQVVSDVQEDARALGTLVAPDPEICLELVQRPQPREPSARRPNPMAVSPGVGVSSGGAVGGARGPLPHGSSPSPPTPISPPPASFYDVNRNEEPGHEMRNPPPSPTEQIRHECVNHTDKTVAYEKYCGRPVSSNSYPDRPIPQGSFVKNKRPRSYVNIKSHDIVYVNVEPLNHNHDHNRVYENLGQEKDVPAVPPRPSLAPGSAGSGSSYSGTTTTTTDTDQPSQINYISLDLDRGSDSSQAAPLSPLESMVSGPESPPNHVAEGYATIDFARTNALSNTAKQAAMWEDGSRKTRHNSTLTSPATLTRHNSSLSD, from the coding sequence ATGGGGTGCGTGGCCGGCAAGCCTGACATCAACGACCTGCACGCCAACATCTTCCAGGTGGTAAATGTGGACGACCTTGGCCACCGCTTCAGCGCCGCCAAGCTGGAGGTGACAGAAACCCACTTGGTGCTGCACCAGCGCGCCCGAGCGCCAGTCCGTTGGCCGCTCCGGTGCCTCCGTCGCTATGGCTTCGACGCGGAGCTCTTCAGCTTCGAGGCGGGGCGGCGCTGCCCCACTGGCCCGGGCATCTACGCCTTCAAATGCAGGAGAGCCGAGGCTCTTTTCAACCTCTTGCAGTTGCGGATTCAGAATATCACCGAAGATGCTGCATCGCGGGacgccctgccccctcctcctcccccgcaggTTGTCAGTGACGTTCAGGAAGACGCTCGCGCCCTTGGCACCCTGGTGGCGCCGGACCCCGAGATCTGCCTGGAGCTCGTGCAGCGGCCGCAGCCGAGGGAGCCCTCAGCCCGGCGGCCGAACCCGATGGCGGTGTCGCCGGGCGTTGGCGTGAGCAGCGGCGGCGCAGTAGGGGGGGCCCGGGGGCCTCTGCCCCACGGGTCCAGCCCGTCGCCCCCCACCCCTATCAGCCCGCCTCCAGCATCCTTTTACGATGTCAACAGAAACGAAGAGCCAGGTCACGAAATGCGGAACCCGCCTCCGTCGCCCACCGAACAAATAAGGCATGAGTGTGTGAACCATACAGATAAAACCGTAGCTTATGAAAAGTACTGTGGAAGACCAGTTTCTTCAAATTCATATCCAGATAGACCTATCCCTCAGGGGAGTTTTGTAAAGAACAAAAGACCAAGATCGTATGTGAATATAAAGTCGCatgatattgtatatgtaaatgtagaaCCTTTAAACCATAATCATGATCACAACCGTGTGTATGAAAACCTTGGACAGGAGAAAGATGTACCTGCAGTGCCCCCTCGACCTTCCTTAGCACCAGGGTCAGCAGGATCAGGGTCTTCCTATTCTggcacaaccactactactacagaCACTGACCAGCCTTCACAGATCAATTACATTTCTCTTGATCTCGACCGTGGTTCGGACTCGTCACAGGCAGCACCTCTTAGTCCACTCGAGTCAATGGTGTCAGGTCCTGAATCACCGCCGAACCATGTAGCTGAGGGTTATGCCACCATAGACTTTGCCAGGACAAATGCCCTTAGCAACACAGCAAAGCAAGCAGCTATGTGGGAAGATGGGTCGAGAAAAACTAGACATAACTCCACCCTCACAAGTCCTGCAACACTTACTCGGCACAATTCATCCTTATCGGATTGA
- the LOC125025141 gene encoding DNA-dependent metalloprotease dvc-1-like isoform X3, whose amino-acid sequence MEPKDDPHEMIHAYLHVTQGLNYRDSHGPEFRKHMKRINSLHGSKITIYHNFHREVNKFRIHVYRCDGPCVSRRPFYGVLRRAIERPPGPTDRWWQRHAQECGGTFHKIEGPGAKPMPNSQKLGNKPNKEKVPQYQSEGSFGSKKVASFNQGRMINSKGNMDKHKLNPGSSSAKTKAFDEESVLQRIREKYSNTRQTKLLSMDETPDMILGANCKLVEGRMNYNYQAKSPTKIKVDKYIRKFRQAKNLFSTDDSEPGSSARKSVAHSPDNTQRSHNIPSLSVCPICSERIPDAMYEQHLNQCFGEDINFDSEFNDEKSMGSKAEASIDQNQDVWEALSDTKTCHNCGSVVLAAEMKLHLQYCIDSDDEDDESFDDRNKKFHESKDFEDKPGPGIVSCPSCMERVREEQIQEHLDQCLTFLAEEF is encoded by the exons ATGGAGCCCAAGGATGACCCT CATGAAATGATCCATGCTTATCTTCATGTCACACAAGGCCTTAACTACAGAGACAGTCATGGACCAGAGTTCAGAAAACATATGAAAAGGATCAATTCTCTTCATGGCTCAAAAATAACT ATATACCATAACTTTCACCGTGAAGTCAACAAGTTCCGCATCCATGTCTATCGCTGTGATGGCCCTTGTGTTTCAAGACGTCCTTTTTATGGAGTCTTGAGGAGAGCCATTGAACGTCCTCCAGGACCCACAGATAGGTGGTGGCAACGTCATGCTCAAGAGTGTGGTGGAACATTCCACAAGATTGAAGGTCCAGGTGCCAAACCCATGCCAAACTCTCAGAAATTGGGTAACAAgccaaataaagagaaagtgccTCAGTATCAGTCAGAAGGGTCATTTGGTAGCAAAAAAGTGGCTAGTTTCAATCAAGGTAGAATGATAAATAGTAAAGGAAATATGGATAAGCACAAATTAAATCCAGGTTCTTCTAGTGCTAAAACAAAGGCTTTTGATGAAGAATCTGTGTTGCAAAGGATTAGAGAAAAATATTCAAATACAAGACAAACTAAACTCTTGTCCATGGATGAAACACCAGATATGATTTTAGGTGCAAATTGTAAACTTGTAGAAGGTCGTATGAATTATAATTATCAGGCAAAATcaccaacaaaaataaaagttgatAAATACATAAGGAAGTTCCGACAAGCAAAGAACTTGTTTAGTACTGATGACTCAGAGCCAGGCAGTAGTGCAAGAAAATCAGTGGCACACAGCCCTGATAATACACAGAGATCACATAATATCCCAAGCTTATCCGTATGTCCTATATGTAGTGAAAGAATACCTGATGCTATGTATGAACAGCATTTAAATCAGTGCTTTGGTGAAGACATAAATTTTGACTCTGAGTTTAATGATGAGAAAAGTATGGGAAGTAAAGCTGAAGCATCTATAGATCAAAATCAAGATGTTTGGGAAGCTCTTTCTGACACTAAGACTTGTCACAATTGTGGGTCAGTCGTCTTAGCCGCTGAGATGAAATTGCACCTCCAGTACTGCATTGActcagatgatgaagatgatgagagcTTTGATGACAGAAACAAGAAATTCCATGAAAGTAAAGACTTTGAAGACAAACCTGGTCCTGGGATTGTGTCCTGCCCTTCTTGCATGGAGAGAGTTCGGGAAGAGCAGATTCAGGAGCACCTAGATCAGTGTTTGACCTTCTTGGCGGAAGAATTTTAA